The following proteins are encoded in a genomic region of Hyla sarda isolate aHylSar1 chromosome 3, aHylSar1.hap1, whole genome shotgun sequence:
- the LOC130361531 gene encoding uncharacterized protein LOC130361531 isoform X3 has protein sequence MKDDKTRIMSQQESSPSGKDLKALLKWHRTEIAVAITDLFPLLHGMMDRNLVSEDKFQETQRAGEGIGAQKASHALLTWLLTRDMHYIRSFWSLLSTEYILKSYPRLSGIHKTLQTASEGLSHRKARRTSSASKHQDYQKLHTKRKAGGEKDSGGTAQLFGPPPKTKPPRKTEKQEKLGSSHSPQKVPSSVDDTEGKSAVFPISKAVTTDKKTNTEKSKPKETELESAERNRNQPLKLTLRPKLSIIHSGLATPTLSAPEPANHQNNDDECSVCRDGGELLCCDGCPRSFHLSCLVPPLADIPSFISPYGLFSGTWRCGSCKKDRSPVDEHKDHTDSGATMLTESTEISSKESSIDSHVPPENGGSCSVIQNTQLCSEQHHIYNQPKMCPTPQTYSQLQTNSSHQPLPKPQNGPYPVPHPCPSQTPLQQICPQLPSRPQFRNSQNIHTHAHPSHIQSYNAAMPPILLPNNIQSQLHQAEGSLTQEACHGVSSVNQIERLPTSAPRPDPCPPFIPPRGDMVPGAGVLQTEVTEPKGVTETIGSNLTLSRHELECLISEVASPKKKSRGHEYPFCATFRTQGKYNYVKYKFQLSYCCLPLHKIFLGLVHIYI, from the exons aTGAAAGATGACAAAACGAGAAT aatgtCACAGCAGGAATCCTCTCCTAGTGGGAAAGATCTGAAAGCGCTCCTCAAATGGCACCGCACAGAAATCGCTGTGGCTATTACTGACCTCTTCCCGCTGTTACATGGTATGATGGACAGAAATCTTGTATCTGAAGATAAATTTCAG GAGACTCAGCGTGCTGGGGAAGGAATAGGAGCACAGAAAGCTTCTCATGCTCTTCTCACTTGGCTTCTGACTCGTGATATGCACTATATCCGCAGCTTTTGGTCCCTCCTGTCCACAGAGTATATTTTAAAGAGTTACCCCCGTTTATCAGGAATTCACAAAACTCTTCAGACGG cttcaGAAGGATTGTCTCATCGCAAAGCTCGGCGCACTTCTTCTGCCAGTAAACATCAGGATTATCAAAAGCTGCACACAAAAAGAAAAGCTGGAGGAGAGAAGGACTCAGGAGGCACTGCACAACTTTTTG GTCCTCCACCAAAAACAAAACCACCTCGTAAAACAGAGAAACAGGAAAAACTGGGGTCCTCACACT CTCCACAAAAAGTCCCAAGCTCTGTGGATGATACTGAGGGAAAAAGTGCAGTCTTCCCTATAAGCAAAGCTGTGACGACTGATAAGAAGACTAACACAG agaagTCCAAACCAAAAGAGACAGAGCTGGAAAGTGCAGAGCGAAACCGGAATCAACCCCTGAAATTGACTCTCCGTCCAAAATTATCCATCATTCAT AGCGGCCTTGCAACTCCGACTCTCTCTGCTCCAGAGCCGGCAAATCATCAG AATAATGACGATGAGTGCTCAGTGTGTCGGGATGGAGGGGAGTTATTATGCTGTGACGGTTGTCCTCGCTCTTTTCACCTATCATGCCTTGTGCCCCCACTCGCTGATATCCCAAG ttttatttCCCCCTATGGTCTCTTTAGTGGAACATGGAGATGTGGCTCTTGCAAGAAAGATAGATCACCGGTGGATGAACATAAAGACCACACTGATAGTGGTGCTACAATGCTAACG GAGTCTACGGAGATCTCCTCTAAGGAAAGCAGCATTGACAGCCATGTTCCCCCAGAGAATGGTGGGTCATGCAG TGTAATACagaacacacagctctgctctgaACAGCACCATATATACAACCAGCCTAAGATGTGTCCTACACCCCAAACTTACTCCCAGCTACAGACAAAcagctcccatcagcccctgcctAAACCCCAGAATGGTCCTTATCCTGTACCACACCCATGTCCCTCTCAAACCCCTTTGCAACAAATTTGCCCACAGCTTCCTTCAAGGCCGCAGTTTAGGAACTCCCAAAACATTCACACTCATGCACATCCATCCCATATTCAAAGCTACAATGCAGCAATGCCTCCAATTCTTCTTCcaaacaatatacagtcccaGTTACATCAGGCTGAGGGCAGCCTAACACAAGAAGCCTGTCATGGGGTCAGTAGTGTAAATCAGATTGAGAGGCTTCCAACCTCAGCACCTAGACCAGATCCATGCCCTCCATTTATACCACCTCGAGGAGATATGGTGCCAGGCGCTGGAGTATTGCAAACAGAAGTGACTGAGCCTAAG ggtgTGACTGAAACTATTGGCAGCAACCTGACGTTGAGCCGACATGAACTGGAATGTCTTATTTCTGAG
- the LOC130361531 gene encoding uncharacterized protein LOC130361531 isoform X8, which yields METQRAGEGIGAQKASHALLTWLLTRDMHYIRSFWSLLSTEYILKSYPRLSGIHKTLQTASEGLSHRKARRTSSASKHQDYQKLHTKRKAGGEKDSGGTAQLFGPPPKTKPPRKTEKQEKLGSSHSPQKVPSSVDDTEGKSAVFPISKAVTTDKKTNTEKSKPKETELESAERNRNQPLKLTLRPKLSIIHSGLATPTLSAPEPANHQNNDDECSVCRDGGELLCCDGCPRSFHLSCLVPPLADIPSFISPYGLFSGTWRCGSCKKDRSPVDEHKDHTDSGATMLTESTEISSKESSIDSHVPPENGGSCSVIQNTQLCSEQHHIYNQPKMCPTPQTYSQLQTNSSHQPLPKPQNGPYPVPHPCPSQTPLQQICPQLPSRPQFRNSQNIHTHAHPSHIQSYNAAMPPILLPNNIQSQLHQAEGSLTQEACHGVSSVNQIERLPTSAPRPDPCPPFIPPRGDMVPGAGVLQTEVTEPKGVTETIGSNLTLSRHELECLISEVASPKKKSRGHEYPFCATFRTQGKYNYVKYKFQLSYCCLPLHKIFLGLVHIYI from the exons ATG GAGACTCAGCGTGCTGGGGAAGGAATAGGAGCACAGAAAGCTTCTCATGCTCTTCTCACTTGGCTTCTGACTCGTGATATGCACTATATCCGCAGCTTTTGGTCCCTCCTGTCCACAGAGTATATTTTAAAGAGTTACCCCCGTTTATCAGGAATTCACAAAACTCTTCAGACGG cttcaGAAGGATTGTCTCATCGCAAAGCTCGGCGCACTTCTTCTGCCAGTAAACATCAGGATTATCAAAAGCTGCACACAAAAAGAAAAGCTGGAGGAGAGAAGGACTCAGGAGGCACTGCACAACTTTTTG GTCCTCCACCAAAAACAAAACCACCTCGTAAAACAGAGAAACAGGAAAAACTGGGGTCCTCACACT CTCCACAAAAAGTCCCAAGCTCTGTGGATGATACTGAGGGAAAAAGTGCAGTCTTCCCTATAAGCAAAGCTGTGACGACTGATAAGAAGACTAACACAG agaagTCCAAACCAAAAGAGACAGAGCTGGAAAGTGCAGAGCGAAACCGGAATCAACCCCTGAAATTGACTCTCCGTCCAAAATTATCCATCATTCAT AGCGGCCTTGCAACTCCGACTCTCTCTGCTCCAGAGCCGGCAAATCATCAG AATAATGACGATGAGTGCTCAGTGTGTCGGGATGGAGGGGAGTTATTATGCTGTGACGGTTGTCCTCGCTCTTTTCACCTATCATGCCTTGTGCCCCCACTCGCTGATATCCCAAG ttttatttCCCCCTATGGTCTCTTTAGTGGAACATGGAGATGTGGCTCTTGCAAGAAAGATAGATCACCGGTGGATGAACATAAAGACCACACTGATAGTGGTGCTACAATGCTAACG GAGTCTACGGAGATCTCCTCTAAGGAAAGCAGCATTGACAGCCATGTTCCCCCAGAGAATGGTGGGTCATGCAG TGTAATACagaacacacagctctgctctgaACAGCACCATATATACAACCAGCCTAAGATGTGTCCTACACCCCAAACTTACTCCCAGCTACAGACAAAcagctcccatcagcccctgcctAAACCCCAGAATGGTCCTTATCCTGTACCACACCCATGTCCCTCTCAAACCCCTTTGCAACAAATTTGCCCACAGCTTCCTTCAAGGCCGCAGTTTAGGAACTCCCAAAACATTCACACTCATGCACATCCATCCCATATTCAAAGCTACAATGCAGCAATGCCTCCAATTCTTCTTCcaaacaatatacagtcccaGTTACATCAGGCTGAGGGCAGCCTAACACAAGAAGCCTGTCATGGGGTCAGTAGTGTAAATCAGATTGAGAGGCTTCCAACCTCAGCACCTAGACCAGATCCATGCCCTCCATTTATACCACCTCGAGGAGATATGGTGCCAGGCGCTGGAGTATTGCAAACAGAAGTGACTGAGCCTAAG ggtgTGACTGAAACTATTGGCAGCAACCTGACGTTGAGCCGACATGAACTGGAATGTCTTATTTCTGAG
- the LOC130361531 gene encoding uncharacterized protein LOC130361531 isoform X6: protein MKDDKTRMCVCYKFQIFKDHFVIFYNFFFNRMSQQESSPSGKDLKALLKWHRTEIAVAITDLFPLLHGMMDRNLVSEDKFQETQRAGEGIGAQKASHALLTWLLTRDMHYIRSFWSLLSTEYILKSYPRLSGIHKTLQTASEGLSHRKARRTSSASKHQDYQKLHTKRKAGGEKDSGGTAQLFGPPPKTKPPRKTEKQEKLGSSHSPQKVPSSVDDTEGKSAVFPISKAVTTDKKTNTEKSKPKETELESAERNRNQPLKLTLRPKLSIIHSGLATPTLSAPEPANHQNNDDECSVCRDGGELLCCDGCPRSFHLSCLVPPLADIPSFISPYGLFSGTWRCGSCKKDRSPVDEHKDHTDSGATMLTESTEISSKESSIDSHVPPENGGSCSVIQNTQLCSEQHHIYNQPKMCPTPQTYSQLQTNSSHQPLPKPQNGPYPVPHPCPSQTPLQQICPQLPSRPQFRNSQNIHTHAHPSHIQSYNAAMPPILLPNNIQSQLHQAEGSLTQEACHGVSSVNQIERLPTSAPRPDPCPPFIPPRGDMVPGAGVLQTEVTEPKGVTETIGSNLTLSRHELECLISEWAFQNMTRPLT from the exons aTGAAAGATGACAAAACGAGAATGTGTGTTTGTTATAAATTTCAAATATTTAAGGATCACTTTGtaatcttttataattttttttttaacagaatgtCACAGCAGGAATCCTCTCCTAGTGGGAAAGATCTGAAAGCGCTCCTCAAATGGCACCGCACAGAAATCGCTGTGGCTATTACTGACCTCTTCCCGCTGTTACATGGTATGATGGACAGAAATCTTGTATCTGAAGATAAATTTCAG GAGACTCAGCGTGCTGGGGAAGGAATAGGAGCACAGAAAGCTTCTCATGCTCTTCTCACTTGGCTTCTGACTCGTGATATGCACTATATCCGCAGCTTTTGGTCCCTCCTGTCCACAGAGTATATTTTAAAGAGTTACCCCCGTTTATCAGGAATTCACAAAACTCTTCAGACGG cttcaGAAGGATTGTCTCATCGCAAAGCTCGGCGCACTTCTTCTGCCAGTAAACATCAGGATTATCAAAAGCTGCACACAAAAAGAAAAGCTGGAGGAGAGAAGGACTCAGGAGGCACTGCACAACTTTTTG GTCCTCCACCAAAAACAAAACCACCTCGTAAAACAGAGAAACAGGAAAAACTGGGGTCCTCACACT CTCCACAAAAAGTCCCAAGCTCTGTGGATGATACTGAGGGAAAAAGTGCAGTCTTCCCTATAAGCAAAGCTGTGACGACTGATAAGAAGACTAACACAG agaagTCCAAACCAAAAGAGACAGAGCTGGAAAGTGCAGAGCGAAACCGGAATCAACCCCTGAAATTGACTCTCCGTCCAAAATTATCCATCATTCAT AGCGGCCTTGCAACTCCGACTCTCTCTGCTCCAGAGCCGGCAAATCATCAG AATAATGACGATGAGTGCTCAGTGTGTCGGGATGGAGGGGAGTTATTATGCTGTGACGGTTGTCCTCGCTCTTTTCACCTATCATGCCTTGTGCCCCCACTCGCTGATATCCCAAG ttttatttCCCCCTATGGTCTCTTTAGTGGAACATGGAGATGTGGCTCTTGCAAGAAAGATAGATCACCGGTGGATGAACATAAAGACCACACTGATAGTGGTGCTACAATGCTAACG GAGTCTACGGAGATCTCCTCTAAGGAAAGCAGCATTGACAGCCATGTTCCCCCAGAGAATGGTGGGTCATGCAG TGTAATACagaacacacagctctgctctgaACAGCACCATATATACAACCAGCCTAAGATGTGTCCTACACCCCAAACTTACTCCCAGCTACAGACAAAcagctcccatcagcccctgcctAAACCCCAGAATGGTCCTTATCCTGTACCACACCCATGTCCCTCTCAAACCCCTTTGCAACAAATTTGCCCACAGCTTCCTTCAAGGCCGCAGTTTAGGAACTCCCAAAACATTCACACTCATGCACATCCATCCCATATTCAAAGCTACAATGCAGCAATGCCTCCAATTCTTCTTCcaaacaatatacagtcccaGTTACATCAGGCTGAGGGCAGCCTAACACAAGAAGCCTGTCATGGGGTCAGTAGTGTAAATCAGATTGAGAGGCTTCCAACCTCAGCACCTAGACCAGATCCATGCCCTCCATTTATACCACCTCGAGGAGATATGGTGCCAGGCGCTGGAGTATTGCAAACAGAAGTGACTGAGCCTAAG ggtgTGACTGAAACTATTGGCAGCAACCTGACGTTGAGCCGACATGAACTGGAATGTCTTATTTCTGAG
- the LOC130361531 gene encoding autoimmune regulator-like isoform X5 has product MKDDKTRMCVCYKFQIFKDHFVIFYNFFFNRMSQQESSPSGKDLKALLKWHRTEIAVAITDLFPLLHGMMDRNLVSEDKFQETQRAGEGIGAQKASHALLTWLLTRDMHYIRSFWSLLSTEYILKSYPRLSGIHKTLQTASEGLSHRKARRTSSASKHQDYQKLHTKRKAGGEKDSGGTAQLFGPPPKTKPPRKTEKQEKLGSSHSPQKVPSSVDDTEGKSAVFPISKAVTTDKKTNTEKSKPKETELESAERNRNQPLKLTLRPKLSIIHSGLATPTLSAPEPANHQNNDDECSVCRDGGELLCCDGCPRSFHLSCLVPPLADIPSFISPYGLFSGTWRCGSCKKDRSPVDEHKDHTDSGATMLTESTEISSKESSIDSHVPPENGGSCSVIQNTQLCSEQHHIYNQPKMCPTPQTYSQLQTNSSHQPLPKPQNGPYPVPHPCPSQTPLQQICPQLPSRPQFRNSQNIHTHAHPSHIQSYNAAMPPILLPNNIQSQLHQAEGSLTQEACHGVSSVNQIERLPTSAPRPDPCPPFIPPRGDMVPGAGVLQTEVTEPKGVTETIGSNLTLSRHELECLISESSFDCFLQWAFQNMTRPLT; this is encoded by the exons aTGAAAGATGACAAAACGAGAATGTGTGTTTGTTATAAATTTCAAATATTTAAGGATCACTTTGtaatcttttataattttttttttaacagaatgtCACAGCAGGAATCCTCTCCTAGTGGGAAAGATCTGAAAGCGCTCCTCAAATGGCACCGCACAGAAATCGCTGTGGCTATTACTGACCTCTTCCCGCTGTTACATGGTATGATGGACAGAAATCTTGTATCTGAAGATAAATTTCAG GAGACTCAGCGTGCTGGGGAAGGAATAGGAGCACAGAAAGCTTCTCATGCTCTTCTCACTTGGCTTCTGACTCGTGATATGCACTATATCCGCAGCTTTTGGTCCCTCCTGTCCACAGAGTATATTTTAAAGAGTTACCCCCGTTTATCAGGAATTCACAAAACTCTTCAGACGG cttcaGAAGGATTGTCTCATCGCAAAGCTCGGCGCACTTCTTCTGCCAGTAAACATCAGGATTATCAAAAGCTGCACACAAAAAGAAAAGCTGGAGGAGAGAAGGACTCAGGAGGCACTGCACAACTTTTTG GTCCTCCACCAAAAACAAAACCACCTCGTAAAACAGAGAAACAGGAAAAACTGGGGTCCTCACACT CTCCACAAAAAGTCCCAAGCTCTGTGGATGATACTGAGGGAAAAAGTGCAGTCTTCCCTATAAGCAAAGCTGTGACGACTGATAAGAAGACTAACACAG agaagTCCAAACCAAAAGAGACAGAGCTGGAAAGTGCAGAGCGAAACCGGAATCAACCCCTGAAATTGACTCTCCGTCCAAAATTATCCATCATTCAT AGCGGCCTTGCAACTCCGACTCTCTCTGCTCCAGAGCCGGCAAATCATCAG AATAATGACGATGAGTGCTCAGTGTGTCGGGATGGAGGGGAGTTATTATGCTGTGACGGTTGTCCTCGCTCTTTTCACCTATCATGCCTTGTGCCCCCACTCGCTGATATCCCAAG ttttatttCCCCCTATGGTCTCTTTAGTGGAACATGGAGATGTGGCTCTTGCAAGAAAGATAGATCACCGGTGGATGAACATAAAGACCACACTGATAGTGGTGCTACAATGCTAACG GAGTCTACGGAGATCTCCTCTAAGGAAAGCAGCATTGACAGCCATGTTCCCCCAGAGAATGGTGGGTCATGCAG TGTAATACagaacacacagctctgctctgaACAGCACCATATATACAACCAGCCTAAGATGTGTCCTACACCCCAAACTTACTCCCAGCTACAGACAAAcagctcccatcagcccctgcctAAACCCCAGAATGGTCCTTATCCTGTACCACACCCATGTCCCTCTCAAACCCCTTTGCAACAAATTTGCCCACAGCTTCCTTCAAGGCCGCAGTTTAGGAACTCCCAAAACATTCACACTCATGCACATCCATCCCATATTCAAAGCTACAATGCAGCAATGCCTCCAATTCTTCTTCcaaacaatatacagtcccaGTTACATCAGGCTGAGGGCAGCCTAACACAAGAAGCCTGTCATGGGGTCAGTAGTGTAAATCAGATTGAGAGGCTTCCAACCTCAGCACCTAGACCAGATCCATGCCCTCCATTTATACCACCTCGAGGAGATATGGTGCCAGGCGCTGGAGTATTGCAAACAGAAGTGACTGAGCCTAAG ggtgTGACTGAAACTATTGGCAGCAACCTGACGTTGAGCCGACATGAACTGGAATGTCTTATTTCTGAG
- the LOC130361531 gene encoding autoimmune regulator-like isoform X7, with amino-acid sequence MKDDKTRMCVCYKFQIFKDHFVIFYNFFFNRMSQQESSPSGKDLKALLKWHRTEIAVAITDLFPLLHGMMDRNLVSEDKFQETQRAGEGIGAQKASHALLTWLLTRDMHYIRSFWSLLSTEYILKSYPRLSGIHKTLQTASEGLSHRKARRTSSASKHQDYQKLHTKRKAGGEKDSGGTAQLFGPPPKTKPPRKTEKQEKLGSSHSPQKVPSSVDDTEGKSAVFPISKAVTTDKKTNTEKSKPKETELESAERNRNQPLKLTLRPKLSIIHSGLATPTLSAPEPANHQNNDDECSVCRDGGELLCCDGCPRSFHLSCLVPPLADIPSGTWRCGSCKKDRSPVDEHKDHTDSGATMLTESTEISSKESSIDSHVPPENGGSCSVIQNTQLCSEQHHIYNQPKMCPTPQTYSQLQTNSSHQPLPKPQNGPYPVPHPCPSQTPLQQICPQLPSRPQFRNSQNIHTHAHPSHIQSYNAAMPPILLPNNIQSQLHQAEGSLTQEACHGVSSVNQIERLPTSAPRPDPCPPFIPPRGDMVPGAGVLQTEVTEPKGVTETIGSNLTLSRHELECLISESSFDCFLQWAFQNMTRPLT; translated from the exons aTGAAAGATGACAAAACGAGAATGTGTGTTTGTTATAAATTTCAAATATTTAAGGATCACTTTGtaatcttttataattttttttttaacagaatgtCACAGCAGGAATCCTCTCCTAGTGGGAAAGATCTGAAAGCGCTCCTCAAATGGCACCGCACAGAAATCGCTGTGGCTATTACTGACCTCTTCCCGCTGTTACATGGTATGATGGACAGAAATCTTGTATCTGAAGATAAATTTCAG GAGACTCAGCGTGCTGGGGAAGGAATAGGAGCACAGAAAGCTTCTCATGCTCTTCTCACTTGGCTTCTGACTCGTGATATGCACTATATCCGCAGCTTTTGGTCCCTCCTGTCCACAGAGTATATTTTAAAGAGTTACCCCCGTTTATCAGGAATTCACAAAACTCTTCAGACGG cttcaGAAGGATTGTCTCATCGCAAAGCTCGGCGCACTTCTTCTGCCAGTAAACATCAGGATTATCAAAAGCTGCACACAAAAAGAAAAGCTGGAGGAGAGAAGGACTCAGGAGGCACTGCACAACTTTTTG GTCCTCCACCAAAAACAAAACCACCTCGTAAAACAGAGAAACAGGAAAAACTGGGGTCCTCACACT CTCCACAAAAAGTCCCAAGCTCTGTGGATGATACTGAGGGAAAAAGTGCAGTCTTCCCTATAAGCAAAGCTGTGACGACTGATAAGAAGACTAACACAG agaagTCCAAACCAAAAGAGACAGAGCTGGAAAGTGCAGAGCGAAACCGGAATCAACCCCTGAAATTGACTCTCCGTCCAAAATTATCCATCATTCAT AGCGGCCTTGCAACTCCGACTCTCTCTGCTCCAGAGCCGGCAAATCATCAG AATAATGACGATGAGTGCTCAGTGTGTCGGGATGGAGGGGAGTTATTATGCTGTGACGGTTGTCCTCGCTCTTTTCACCTATCATGCCTTGTGCCCCCACTCGCTGATATCCCAAG TGGAACATGGAGATGTGGCTCTTGCAAGAAAGATAGATCACCGGTGGATGAACATAAAGACCACACTGATAGTGGTGCTACAATGCTAACG GAGTCTACGGAGATCTCCTCTAAGGAAAGCAGCATTGACAGCCATGTTCCCCCAGAGAATGGTGGGTCATGCAG TGTAATACagaacacacagctctgctctgaACAGCACCATATATACAACCAGCCTAAGATGTGTCCTACACCCCAAACTTACTCCCAGCTACAGACAAAcagctcccatcagcccctgcctAAACCCCAGAATGGTCCTTATCCTGTACCACACCCATGTCCCTCTCAAACCCCTTTGCAACAAATTTGCCCACAGCTTCCTTCAAGGCCGCAGTTTAGGAACTCCCAAAACATTCACACTCATGCACATCCATCCCATATTCAAAGCTACAATGCAGCAATGCCTCCAATTCTTCTTCcaaacaatatacagtcccaGTTACATCAGGCTGAGGGCAGCCTAACACAAGAAGCCTGTCATGGGGTCAGTAGTGTAAATCAGATTGAGAGGCTTCCAACCTCAGCACCTAGACCAGATCCATGCCCTCCATTTATACCACCTCGAGGAGATATGGTGCCAGGCGCTGGAGTATTGCAAACAGAAGTGACTGAGCCTAAG ggtgTGACTGAAACTATTGGCAGCAACCTGACGTTGAGCCGACATGAACTGGAATGTCTTATTTCTGAG
- the LOC130361531 gene encoding uncharacterized protein LOC130361531 isoform X1: MKDDKTRMCVCYKFQIFKDHFVIFYNFFFNRMSQQESSPSGKDLKALLKWHRTEIAVAITDLFPLLHGMMDRNLVSEDKFQETQRAGEGIGAQKASHALLTWLLTRDMHYIRSFWSLLSTEYILKSYPRLSGIHKTLQTASEGLSHRKARRTSSASKHQDYQKLHTKRKAGGEKDSGGTAQLFGPPPKTKPPRKTEKQEKLGSSHSPQKVPSSVDDTEGKSAVFPISKAVTTDKKTNTEKSKPKETELESAERNRNQPLKLTLRPKLSIIHSGLATPTLSAPEPANHQNNDDECSVCRDGGELLCCDGCPRSFHLSCLVPPLADIPSFISPYGLFSGTWRCGSCKKDRSPVDEHKDHTDSGATMLTESTEISSKESSIDSHVPPENGGSCSVIQNTQLCSEQHHIYNQPKMCPTPQTYSQLQTNSSHQPLPKPQNGPYPVPHPCPSQTPLQQICPQLPSRPQFRNSQNIHTHAHPSHIQSYNAAMPPILLPNNIQSQLHQAEGSLTQEACHGVSSVNQIERLPTSAPRPDPCPPFIPPRGDMVPGAGVLQTEVTEPKGVTETIGSNLTLSRHELECLISEVASPKKKSRGHEYPFCATFRTQGKYNYVKYKFQLSYCCLPLHKIFLGLVHIYI; encoded by the exons aTGAAAGATGACAAAACGAGAATGTGTGTTTGTTATAAATTTCAAATATTTAAGGATCACTTTGtaatcttttataattttttttttaacagaatgtCACAGCAGGAATCCTCTCCTAGTGGGAAAGATCTGAAAGCGCTCCTCAAATGGCACCGCACAGAAATCGCTGTGGCTATTACTGACCTCTTCCCGCTGTTACATGGTATGATGGACAGAAATCTTGTATCTGAAGATAAATTTCAG GAGACTCAGCGTGCTGGGGAAGGAATAGGAGCACAGAAAGCTTCTCATGCTCTTCTCACTTGGCTTCTGACTCGTGATATGCACTATATCCGCAGCTTTTGGTCCCTCCTGTCCACAGAGTATATTTTAAAGAGTTACCCCCGTTTATCAGGAATTCACAAAACTCTTCAGACGG cttcaGAAGGATTGTCTCATCGCAAAGCTCGGCGCACTTCTTCTGCCAGTAAACATCAGGATTATCAAAAGCTGCACACAAAAAGAAAAGCTGGAGGAGAGAAGGACTCAGGAGGCACTGCACAACTTTTTG GTCCTCCACCAAAAACAAAACCACCTCGTAAAACAGAGAAACAGGAAAAACTGGGGTCCTCACACT CTCCACAAAAAGTCCCAAGCTCTGTGGATGATACTGAGGGAAAAAGTGCAGTCTTCCCTATAAGCAAAGCTGTGACGACTGATAAGAAGACTAACACAG agaagTCCAAACCAAAAGAGACAGAGCTGGAAAGTGCAGAGCGAAACCGGAATCAACCCCTGAAATTGACTCTCCGTCCAAAATTATCCATCATTCAT AGCGGCCTTGCAACTCCGACTCTCTCTGCTCCAGAGCCGGCAAATCATCAG AATAATGACGATGAGTGCTCAGTGTGTCGGGATGGAGGGGAGTTATTATGCTGTGACGGTTGTCCTCGCTCTTTTCACCTATCATGCCTTGTGCCCCCACTCGCTGATATCCCAAG ttttatttCCCCCTATGGTCTCTTTAGTGGAACATGGAGATGTGGCTCTTGCAAGAAAGATAGATCACCGGTGGATGAACATAAAGACCACACTGATAGTGGTGCTACAATGCTAACG GAGTCTACGGAGATCTCCTCTAAGGAAAGCAGCATTGACAGCCATGTTCCCCCAGAGAATGGTGGGTCATGCAG TGTAATACagaacacacagctctgctctgaACAGCACCATATATACAACCAGCCTAAGATGTGTCCTACACCCCAAACTTACTCCCAGCTACAGACAAAcagctcccatcagcccctgcctAAACCCCAGAATGGTCCTTATCCTGTACCACACCCATGTCCCTCTCAAACCCCTTTGCAACAAATTTGCCCACAGCTTCCTTCAAGGCCGCAGTTTAGGAACTCCCAAAACATTCACACTCATGCACATCCATCCCATATTCAAAGCTACAATGCAGCAATGCCTCCAATTCTTCTTCcaaacaatatacagtcccaGTTACATCAGGCTGAGGGCAGCCTAACACAAGAAGCCTGTCATGGGGTCAGTAGTGTAAATCAGATTGAGAGGCTTCCAACCTCAGCACCTAGACCAGATCCATGCCCTCCATTTATACCACCTCGAGGAGATATGGTGCCAGGCGCTGGAGTATTGCAAACAGAAGTGACTGAGCCTAAG ggtgTGACTGAAACTATTGGCAGCAACCTGACGTTGAGCCGACATGAACTGGAATGTCTTATTTCTGAG